A single Notoacmeibacter ruber DNA region contains:
- a CDS encoding MFS transporter has translation MNYRLLAPFASLFLSAFLMFAAIGLTNLIIPLRAGVEGWSAGTIGVIGMAQAIAFTAACFLMPVQIRRVGHIRTFAAIQTVLAASIILHGLVVSPWAWALFRVLAGLAAAGSYMVLESWLNEKAEPANRGFVLSAYLIVTMVGLTAGQYAYTLFEIGDGRLFQLTALLFGAALLPMTLSVSPSPVPPETVKLDLNGLFARSPVGFVGALLSGFLFGVWNYFAPLYGQRIGLSSVATATLVSAAMVGGMLAQFPFGRLSDRIDRRYVMAMIGAVGAVVCLFLSMAAPQSALLNMMGTLMIGMALFPSYSIAVAHTNDHANADEFVQVSGSLLITYGIGTMVGPVIGGQLFSLIGPIGLFVSLGTTFLAYGSYAYWRTTRREAIAPEERDDFQAVPVTPFQTQQVYELDPRQDESGPVEQEEAAA, from the coding sequence ATGAACTATCGTCTTCTTGCCCCCTTCGCGTCGCTTTTTCTGAGCGCCTTCCTGATGTTCGCGGCCATCGGCCTGACGAACCTCATCATTCCGCTGCGCGCCGGCGTCGAGGGATGGAGCGCAGGGACCATCGGCGTTATCGGCATGGCGCAGGCGATCGCCTTCACGGCGGCCTGTTTTCTAATGCCCGTCCAGATCCGCCGGGTGGGCCATATCAGAACCTTCGCCGCCATCCAGACGGTTCTCGCCGCATCGATCATCCTGCACGGTCTGGTCGTCAGCCCATGGGCCTGGGCTCTCTTCCGGGTGCTCGCCGGTCTTGCCGCCGCCGGCAGCTACATGGTCCTGGAAAGCTGGCTCAACGAAAAGGCAGAGCCCGCCAATCGGGGCTTCGTGCTTTCGGCCTATCTCATCGTCACGATGGTTGGCCTGACAGCAGGGCAATATGCCTACACCCTCTTCGAAATCGGCGACGGGCGTCTCTTCCAGCTGACCGCCCTCCTCTTTGGCGCGGCGCTTTTGCCGATGACGCTTTCCGTTTCGCCCTCGCCCGTGCCGCCGGAGACCGTGAAGCTTGATCTGAACGGTCTATTCGCTCGCTCGCCGGTCGGTTTCGTCGGTGCCTTGCTATCGGGCTTTCTCTTCGGAGTATGGAACTACTTTGCCCCGCTTTACGGGCAGCGGATCGGCCTTTCTTCGGTCGCGACAGCCACGCTGGTCTCCGCCGCCATGGTTGGCGGCATGCTTGCCCAGTTTCCTTTCGGACGGCTCTCCGACCGTATCGACCGCCGCTACGTCATGGCGATGATCGGCGCGGTGGGAGCGGTGGTCTGTCTCTTCCTTTCCATGGCGGCACCGCAATCGGCGTTGCTCAACATGATGGGCACGCTGATGATCGGCATGGCGCTGTTCCCGAGCTACTCCATCGCCGTCGCCCACACCAACGACCACGCCAATGCGGACGAGTTCGTTCAGGTGTCGGGAAGCCTTCTCATCACCTATGGCATCGGCACGATGGTCGGCCCGGTCATTGGAGGTCAGCTCTTTAGCCTGATAGGGCCGATCGGCCTGTTCGTGTCTCTTGGTACGACGTTCCTTGCTTATGGCAGTTACGCCTATTGGCGGACGACACGGCGCGAGGCCATCGCTCCGGAAGAGCGCGACGACTTCCAGGCGGTGCCGGTCACGCCGTTCCAGACCCAGCAGGTTTACGAACTCGATCCCCGTCAGGATGAAAGCGGTCCGGTCGAACAGGAAGAGGCGGCCGCCTAG
- a CDS encoding universal stress protein: MTTMMLDLTCPETLDPLMKVAGPLAKRLSARIVGAHVSPAFEGVAPIEPFALSDAYYDEIRARYEADVKKRTKQVDEKLSKVLAADGSLTGNITHATAGPNGIGAKLARLARNYDLVVALQKGKINRAVAPEVLALDAGRPVLVVPEHTSSTDIGSHVMIAWNGTREAARAAFDVLPLVKPEGRITVVAIDTGQEDAGKGFVPGDTLARTLARDGLKVEAMSRKLSSKTIGNELLNAASDIGADMIAMGAYGHTRWRELVFGGATRSIVDQITVPVLMAH; the protein is encoded by the coding sequence ATGACGACGATGATGCTTGATCTCACCTGCCCCGAGACGCTGGACCCGCTGATGAAGGTTGCTGGCCCGCTGGCCAAACGCCTCTCGGCGCGGATTGTCGGAGCGCACGTCTCCCCCGCCTTCGAAGGCGTTGCCCCGATCGAACCTTTCGCGCTGAGCGATGCCTATTACGACGAGATTCGTGCCCGCTACGAGGCAGATGTCAAAAAGCGCACCAAACAGGTCGATGAGAAGCTCTCCAAGGTGCTTGCGGCCGATGGTTCGCTGACAGGCAATATCACGCATGCGACCGCAGGCCCCAACGGTATCGGCGCCAAGCTGGCCCGGCTGGCCCGCAATTACGACCTCGTGGTCGCCCTCCAGAAGGGCAAGATCAACAGGGCGGTCGCGCCGGAAGTTCTTGCCCTCGACGCTGGACGGCCAGTGCTTGTCGTTCCGGAACACACATCCTCCACGGATATCGGTTCCCACGTCATGATCGCATGGAATGGTACGCGCGAAGCGGCCCGCGCGGCCTTCGACGTCCTGCCGCTAGTCAAGCCGGAAGGCCGGATCACAGTCGTTGCGATCGACACCGGACAGGAAGATGCCGGCAAGGGCTTCGTGCCCGGCGATACATTGGCAAGAACGCTAGCGCGCGACGGTCTTAAGGTTGAAGCCATGTCGCGAAAGCTGAGCTCCAAGACTATCGGAAACGAACTGCTGAACGCGGCATCCGATATCGGCGCCGATATGATCGCCATGGGCGCTTACGGCCACACGCGCTGGCGCGAACTCGTCTTCGGTGGAGCAACGCGCTCCATTGTCGACCAGATCACCGTGCCGGTCCTGATGGCTCACTGA
- a CDS encoding electron transfer flavoprotein-ubiquinone oxidoreductase, with translation MEFDVVIVGAGPAGLSAAIRLKQRDENLSVVVLEKGAEVGAHILSGAVLDPAGLDALIPDWRDDPDCPVQTEVTADHFLVLGHSGSIRLPNAMMPPLMSNHGNYIVSLGDVCRWLAGRAEALGVEIYPGFAAANLVYGENSEVRGVITGDMGVTREGEEGANFMPGMELLGKYTLIGEGVRGSLAKQLVEKFDLAADREPQKFGIGLKEVWEVKPEHFKKGLVQHSFGWPLKTNTGGGSFLYHYDDNKVSVGFVVHLNYENPYLSPFQEFQRFKTHPAIAPVFEGAKRISYGARAITEGGYQSVPKLTFPGGVLIGCSAGFVNVPRIKGIHNAMQSGRVAAEHAADALAEGRTHDELSVIEAEWRDGPIGKDLKRVRNVKPLWSRFGTILGVGLGGIDMWLNQLLGFSPFGTLGHGETDAKATKKAEGFAPIDYPKPDGELTFDRLSSVFLSNTNHEEDQPIHLHVKDMSLQERSELHEYAGPSTRYCPAGVYEWVDAEGNAIPAEKMLEVEDATYVINAQNCVHCKTCDIKDPNQNINWVPPQGGEGPVYQST, from the coding sequence ATGGAATTCGACGTGGTGATCGTCGGAGCGGGACCAGCCGGCCTTTCAGCGGCCATCCGGCTGAAGCAACGCGACGAAAACCTGTCAGTCGTGGTGTTGGAGAAGGGCGCCGAGGTCGGCGCGCATATTCTCTCGGGCGCTGTGCTGGATCCGGCAGGGCTCGACGCGCTGATTCCCGATTGGCGGGACGACCCGGACTGCCCGGTGCAAACGGAAGTCACGGCAGACCATTTTCTTGTCCTCGGCCATTCCGGTTCGATACGCCTGCCCAATGCCATGATGCCGCCGCTGATGAGCAATCACGGCAACTACATCGTCTCGCTTGGTGATGTGTGCCGCTGGCTTGCCGGCAGGGCCGAAGCGCTGGGCGTGGAGATCTATCCGGGTTTTGCCGCTGCGAACCTGGTTTATGGCGAAAACAGCGAAGTGCGCGGTGTCATTACCGGCGACATGGGCGTCACCCGAGAGGGCGAAGAAGGCGCGAACTTCATGCCGGGCATGGAATTGCTGGGCAAATACACGCTGATCGGGGAGGGGGTCCGCGGTAGCCTTGCCAAGCAACTCGTCGAAAAATTCGACTTGGCGGCGGACCGGGAACCGCAGAAATTCGGGATCGGGCTGAAGGAAGTGTGGGAGGTGAAACCCGAACATTTCAAGAAGGGCCTCGTCCAGCACTCTTTCGGCTGGCCGCTCAAGACCAACACGGGTGGCGGATCTTTCCTTTATCATTACGATGACAACAAGGTCTCGGTGGGCTTCGTGGTCCACCTCAATTACGAGAACCCCTACCTCTCGCCCTTTCAGGAATTTCAGCGCTTCAAGACGCATCCTGCCATCGCTCCCGTCTTCGAGGGAGCCAAGCGGATCTCCTATGGTGCAAGGGCTATCACCGAGGGCGGCTATCAGTCGGTTCCGAAGCTCACCTTCCCCGGAGGCGTCCTGATCGGCTGTTCCGCCGGCTTCGTCAACGTCCCCCGAATCAAGGGAATCCACAATGCGATGCAATCCGGCCGGGTCGCAGCAGAGCATGCTGCTGACGCGCTCGCCGAGGGCAGGACCCATGACGAGCTTTCGGTGATCGAGGCGGAATGGCGCGATGGGCCGATCGGCAAGGATCTGAAGCGTGTACGCAACGTGAAACCGCTCTGGAGCCGTTTCGGCACGATTCTTGGCGTCGGCCTCGGCGGAATCGATATGTGGCTGAACCAGCTCTTGGGTTTTTCGCCTTTCGGGACGCTCGGTCATGGCGAGACGGATGCCAAAGCCACCAAGAAGGCCGAGGGTTTCGCGCCGATCGATTATCCGAAGCCCGATGGCGAACTGACCTTCGACCGGCTTTCATCCGTGTTCCTGTCCAATACGAACCATGAAGAAGATCAGCCGATCCACCTTCATGTGAAGGATATGAGTTTGCAGGAGCGGAGCGAACTGCATGAATATGCAGGGCCATCGACACGCTATTGCCCCGCCGGCGTCTATGAATGGGTGGATGCCGAGGGCAACGCGATTCCTGCTGAGAAGATGCTCGAGGTCGAGGACGCGACCTATGTGATCAACGCGCAGAACTGCGTTCACTGCAAGACGTGCGACATCAAGGATCCGAACCAGAACATCAATTGGGTTCCGCCTCAGGGCGGCGAGGGACCGGTTTACCAGAGCACCTGA
- a CDS encoding DUF2147 domain-containing protein — protein sequence MKFASIAMAGLAAGFLAAGPAFAAEPIVGKWQRPNGTVISYSGSGPYCGTVMSGEYKGKSIGCMNGTGGSYKGKVNKLDEGKTYSGKASVSGSSLKLSGCVLGGVICKSETLTRVK from the coding sequence ATGAAATTCGCTTCAATCGCAATGGCCGGCCTTGCCGCTGGCTTTCTCGCTGCCGGTCCTGCTTTCGCGGCAGAGCCCATCGTCGGCAAGTGGCAGCGCCCCAACGGGACCGTGATCTCCTATTCCGGCTCCGGCCCTTACTGCGGCACGGTAATGTCCGGCGAATACAAGGGCAAATCGATCGGCTGCATGAATGGCACCGGCGGAAGCTACAAGGGCAAGGTCAACAAGCTTGATGAAGGCAAGACCTACTCCGGCAAGGCAAGTGTTTCGGGGAGTTCTCTGAAGCTGTCCGGCTGCGTTCTTGGCGGCGTCATCTGCAAAAGCGAGACGCTTACGCGCGTTAAGTAA
- a CDS encoding O-acetyl-ADP-ribose deacetylase — protein sequence MTEKDLLDRIEVIVGDITALSVDAVVNAANESLLGGGGVDGAVHRAAGKDLLAECRTLGGCPTGEARITGGYKLPARHVIHTVGPVWHGGDRREEALLRSAYRNSLRLASENACESVAFPAISTGVYAYPKPAAANVAVSEIATFLRNHKLPKTVVLCAFDETTAELYRSRLAEVQ from the coding sequence AAGTAATCGTCGGCGATATTACCGCGCTTTCGGTGGATGCCGTTGTCAATGCGGCCAATGAGAGCCTGCTTGGTGGCGGTGGCGTCGACGGCGCGGTCCACAGGGCGGCAGGGAAAGACCTTCTCGCGGAATGCCGTACGCTTGGCGGATGTCCAACCGGCGAAGCCAGAATCACTGGAGGCTACAAGCTGCCGGCGAGGCATGTGATCCATACGGTCGGACCGGTCTGGCACGGCGGCGATAGGAGAGAAGAGGCTCTGTTGCGGAGCGCCTACCGGAACAGCCTGCGGCTGGCGAGCGAGAATGCATGCGAGAGCGTCGCCTTTCCGGCCATATCGACCGGAGTCTACGCCTATCCCAAGCCGGCTGCTGCCAATGTCGCCGTCAGCGAGATCGCGACGTTTCTTCGCAACCACAAACTTCCGAAGACGGTCGTGCTCTGCGCTTTCGACGAGACAACCGCAGAGCTTTATCGCAGCAGGCTGGCAGAAGTGCAGTGA
- a CDS encoding DUF922 domain-containing protein — translation MFVVSTLAGVATVQARVDLSESTQYYTAKGQTGKEVARHMARRGPRSGFLARAIAQTWYSPKIDGDLVLRDGVCRARDPAVKLHIRYTYPRLGPEAGPRLQKRWSAFMKGVVKHESQHAALARQMATRMDELLTGFAMRVEGRSCRAAQRELSRRLDAIWKAYDLRQNTFDRAEHRRGGEVDKLLRALVR, via the coding sequence TTGTTCGTCGTCAGCACGCTCGCAGGCGTGGCGACGGTGCAAGCGCGTGTGGATTTGTCGGAAAGCACGCAATACTACACGGCCAAGGGCCAGACCGGTAAGGAAGTCGCGCGTCACATGGCGCGACGTGGGCCGCGAAGCGGCTTTCTGGCCCGTGCCATCGCCCAGACTTGGTATAGCCCCAAGATCGATGGTGATCTGGTGCTACGAGACGGCGTCTGTCGTGCCAGAGATCCTGCGGTGAAGCTGCATATCCGATACACCTATCCGCGGCTGGGTCCGGAGGCGGGGCCACGACTGCAAAAGCGCTGGTCTGCCTTCATGAAAGGTGTGGTCAAGCACGAAAGCCAGCATGCGGCATTGGCCCGCCAGATGGCCACAAGGATGGACGAACTCCTAACTGGTTTCGCCATGCGCGTCGAGGGTCGTAGCTGTCGTGCCGCCCAGCGTGAACTTTCAAGGCGCCTGGACGCGATCTGGAAAGCCTATGATCTGCGTCAGAATACATTCGACAGGGCCGAACATCGACGTGGCGGCGAGGTCGACAAGCTGTTGAGAGCGCTCGTCCGCTAA
- a CDS encoding uracil-DNA glycosylase codes for MAVMDDLVGILEFYREAGVDTPLDDQPVNRLAIPEPSSDQRPAVASSARSVGDARPAGTSGLATPSAPASSQDLPARIAEATEIARQAETLDALHQALANWSGINLAQAVPHRVFGSGPETSSLLVIGDCPEKDDVTDGPLWSGSAGRMTDRMLAAIGRSRADTRMAAACPWRPPGGLASEEQQALLRPFLLRHIALGKPQVILSFGQTALRTLTGGSNNFLKERGRWHSIEVAADSGSMVPIVVRPTFHPHYLIKNPAQKRLTWQDLLAVKSRLTEKK; via the coding sequence ATGGCGGTCATGGACGATCTGGTCGGCATTTTGGAATTCTATCGGGAAGCGGGGGTTGATACGCCACTCGACGACCAGCCTGTGAACAGGCTTGCGATCCCCGAGCCAAGCAGTGACCAGCGCCCTGCCGTCGCCTCATCGGCTCGTTCTGTTGGCGACGCCCGACCGGCTGGGACTTCGGGGCTTGCAACGCCATCCGCTCCAGCGTCCTCCCAGGACCTTCCGGCCCGCATTGCCGAGGCCACAGAGATTGCCCGGCAGGCAGAGACACTGGATGCTCTCCATCAGGCTCTGGCCAACTGGTCGGGAATCAATCTGGCCCAGGCTGTGCCGCACAGGGTGTTTGGTTCCGGGCCGGAGACGTCTTCTCTGCTCGTCATCGGCGACTGCCCCGAGAAGGATGATGTGACGGATGGGCCGTTATGGAGCGGTTCAGCAGGCCGCATGACGGACCGGATGCTTGCCGCCATCGGCCGAAGCCGCGCCGATACGCGCATGGCAGCAGCATGTCCATGGCGTCCTCCGGGCGGCCTCGCCAGCGAAGAACAGCAAGCGCTTCTACGGCCATTCCTGCTGCGTCATATCGCTCTCGGCAAGCCGCAGGTCATTCTCAGCTTCGGGCAGACGGCGTTACGAACCCTTACGGGCGGCTCGAATAATTTTCTGAAAGAGCGCGGTCGCTGGCATTCCATCGAGGTCGCCGCTGACTCAGGCTCGATGGTCCCGATTGTAGTCCGCCCGACATTCCATCCCCACTACCTGATCAAGAATCCTGCTCAGAAGCGCCTGACATGGCAGGATCTTCTTGCCGTGAAGTCTCGCCTCACTGAAAAGAAATAG